The following coding sequences are from one Odontesthes bonariensis isolate fOdoBon6 chromosome 10, fOdoBon6.hap1, whole genome shotgun sequence window:
- the mbd4 gene encoding methyl-CpG-binding domain protein 4 isoform X2, which produces MELERTEDMDDLSCNLEKCVSSSIPPGWIREVRQRKAGKTAGKLDVYIISPRGQKFRSRASLHAFLLQSGEGKLDIGLFDFTTSKDEFTTSQTPSLREKQRRRKKKQANGEQEQMDEKLNPPPNKSQRASSSHRSPPKDRKVEAAEDSRSINSAVTRVPEVCEDETNEAAKGCSETAPSVLEKDVKVQKSPQRVGLLREKLLRLAPSNNHQNTLFFHKSEQTHSQPSVPTLNVEAATETENEDETVPDTDGTQVHSDVGGVSNSEVEADADRPRDEKEEVLLPNISNGSCTPVRDSQNKSKSLEDKRKTSPYFNGKTHRDGLSPPRRKAFKKWTPPRSPFNLVQETLFHDPWKLLVATIFLNKTSGKMAIPVLWQFFERYPSAEVTREANWKPMSELMKPLGLYELRAKTLIRLSAAIASTPICIPPDTTPVRESHCQLVTPMIFPIISDSARLWTSTQRIPRLNPLHPPLVPKRTVSLETPAVHHHNHQRTLIMQRREHFRCHQVWRKPFYGTTGEREEYRKELREQLKGQMEEKCAALKLQVAGKAREAEDLKAVVCLSLSSEREQRIQHSKAMTAYRDENKRLMEQSWRDRALTRSQEATRERKLLRLNPINWSGTLK; this is translated from the exons ATGGAGCTGGAGAGGACTGAAGACATGGATGACCTAAGCTGTAATCTTGAAAAGTGCGTCTCTTCCTCAATACCCCCTGGATGGATTAGAGAGGTGAGGCAGCGAAAAGCAGGGAAGACAGCAGGGAAATTGGATGTCTACATAATAAG TCCCAGAGGGCAGAAGTTCCGGTCAAGAGCCTCCCTGCATGCTTTCCTCTTACAAAGTGGAGAAGGGAAGTTGGATATAGGCCTTTTTGATTTCACCACGTCCAAAGATGAGTTCACTACCTCACAAACACCCTCTTTAAGAGAAAAGCAGAGGAGACGAAAGAAAAAGCAGGCAAATGGAGAGCAGGAGCAAATGGATGAAAAGCTGAATCCTCCCCCAAATAAATCTCAAAGAGCCTCTTCCTCCCACAGAAGTCCCCCTAAAGACCGGAAAGTAGAGGCTGCAGAAGATAGTCGCTCTATTAATAGTGCTGTTACACGTGTACCAGAGGTTTGTGAGGACGAAACAAATGAGGCTGCAAAGGGCTGCTCAGAGACTGCACCTTCAGTCTTAGAGAAGGATGTGAAAGTGCAGAAGAGCCCTCAGAGGGTGGGGCTACTGAGAGAGAAGCTGCTCAGGTTGGCTCCTTCCAATAATCATCAAAACACCTTGTTTTTTCACAAGAGTGAACAGACACACTCACAGCCTTCTGTACCAACTCTGAATGTTGAAGCCGCCACTGAGACCGAGAACGAAGACGAGACAGTGCCAGACACAGATGGCACGCAGGTTCACAGCGACGTCGGCGGTGTATCTAATTCTGAAGTGGAGGCTGATGCTGACCGTCCTCGAGATGAGAAAGAGGAGGTGTTGTTACCCAACATCTCTAATGGAAGCTGCACACCTGTAAGAGATTCCCAGAATA AGTCCAAGAGCTTGGAAGACAAACGAAAGACAAGCCCCTATTTCAATGGGAAAACACACAGAGATG GACTCAGCCCACCCAGGAGAAAAGCCTTCAAGAAATGGACGCCCCCTCGATCTCCCTTCAACCTTGTACAGGAGACCCTTTTCCATGACCCCTGGAAGCTCCTCGTGGCCACAATTTTTCTGAATAAGACAAGTG GTAAGATGGCCATTCCAGTGCTGTGGCAGTTCTTTGAGCGTTACCCATCTGCAGAGGTGACCCGGGAGGCCAACTGGAAGCCCATGTCTGAACTTATGAAGCCACTTGGACTGTACGAGCTTCGAGCCAAAACACTCATCCGCTTGTCAG CAGCCATCGCTTCCACACCCATTTGCATCCCTCCTGACACAACTCCTGTCCGGGAGAGTCACTGCCAGCTGGTCACTCCCATGATATTTCCCATCATTTCAGACTCTGCCCGTCTGTGGACAAGCACCCAG AGGATCCCAAGATTGAACCCTTTGCACCCCCCTTTGGTTCCTAAACGCACCGTCAGCCTGGAGACACCAGCTGTTCACCATCACAACCACCAGAGGACACTGATCATGCAGAGAAGAGAGCATTTCAG GTGTCATCAGGTGTGGCGAAAACCCTTTTATGGAACCACTGGTGAGAGGGAAGAGTACAG GAAGGAGTTGCGAGAGCAGTTAAAAGGGCAGATGGAGGAAAAGTGTGCAGCACTCAAGCTGCAGGTGGCTGGTAAAGCGAGGGAAGCAGAGGATCTCAAAGCAGTGGTCTGTCTTTCCCTGTCCAGTGAAAGAGAGCAGAGGATCCAGCACAGCAAAGCGATGACGGCCTACAGAGACGAGAACAAGAGG CTAATGGAGCAGAGCTGGAGGGACAGAGCACTAACACGTTCCCAGGAGGCCACGAGGGAGAGAAAGCTGCTTCGCCTCAACCCCATCAACTGGAGTGGTACTCTCAAATAG
- the mbd4 gene encoding methyl-CpG-binding domain protein 4 isoform X4 produces the protein MELERTEDMDDLSCNLEKCVSSSIPPGWIREVRQRKAGKTAGKLDVYIISPRGQKFRSRASLHAFLLQSGEGKLDIGLFDFTTSKDEFTTSQTPSLREKQRRRKKKQANGEQEQMDEKLNPPPNKSQRASSSHRSPPKDRKVEAAEDSRSINSAVTRVPEVCEDETNEAAKGCSETAPSVLEKDVKVQKSPQRVGLLREKLLRLAPSNNHQNTLFFHKSEQTHSQPSVPTLNVEAATETENEDETVPDTDGTQVHSDVGGVSNSEVEADADRPRDEKEEVLLPNISNGSCTPVRDSQNKSKSLEDKRKTSPYFNGKTHRDGLSPPRRKAFKKWTPPRSPFNLVQETLFHDPWKLLVATIFLNKTSGKMAIPVLWQFFERYPSAEVTREANWKPMSELMKPLGLYELRAKTLIRLSDEYLTKQWRYPIELHGIGKYGNDSYRIFCVGEWRQVTPEDHMLNKYHTWLWENHEALRI, from the exons ATGGAGCTGGAGAGGACTGAAGACATGGATGACCTAAGCTGTAATCTTGAAAAGTGCGTCTCTTCCTCAATACCCCCTGGATGGATTAGAGAGGTGAGGCAGCGAAAAGCAGGGAAGACAGCAGGGAAATTGGATGTCTACATAATAAG TCCCAGAGGGCAGAAGTTCCGGTCAAGAGCCTCCCTGCATGCTTTCCTCTTACAAAGTGGAGAAGGGAAGTTGGATATAGGCCTTTTTGATTTCACCACGTCCAAAGATGAGTTCACTACCTCACAAACACCCTCTTTAAGAGAAAAGCAGAGGAGACGAAAGAAAAAGCAGGCAAATGGAGAGCAGGAGCAAATGGATGAAAAGCTGAATCCTCCCCCAAATAAATCTCAAAGAGCCTCTTCCTCCCACAGAAGTCCCCCTAAAGACCGGAAAGTAGAGGCTGCAGAAGATAGTCGCTCTATTAATAGTGCTGTTACACGTGTACCAGAGGTTTGTGAGGACGAAACAAATGAGGCTGCAAAGGGCTGCTCAGAGACTGCACCTTCAGTCTTAGAGAAGGATGTGAAAGTGCAGAAGAGCCCTCAGAGGGTGGGGCTACTGAGAGAGAAGCTGCTCAGGTTGGCTCCTTCCAATAATCATCAAAACACCTTGTTTTTTCACAAGAGTGAACAGACACACTCACAGCCTTCTGTACCAACTCTGAATGTTGAAGCCGCCACTGAGACCGAGAACGAAGACGAGACAGTGCCAGACACAGATGGCACGCAGGTTCACAGCGACGTCGGCGGTGTATCTAATTCTGAAGTGGAGGCTGATGCTGACCGTCCTCGAGATGAGAAAGAGGAGGTGTTGTTACCCAACATCTCTAATGGAAGCTGCACACCTGTAAGAGATTCCCAGAATA AGTCCAAGAGCTTGGAAGACAAACGAAAGACAAGCCCCTATTTCAATGGGAAAACACACAGAGATG GACTCAGCCCACCCAGGAGAAAAGCCTTCAAGAAATGGACGCCCCCTCGATCTCCCTTCAACCTTGTACAGGAGACCCTTTTCCATGACCCCTGGAAGCTCCTCGTGGCCACAATTTTTCTGAATAAGACAAGTG GTAAGATGGCCATTCCAGTGCTGTGGCAGTTCTTTGAGCGTTACCCATCTGCAGAGGTGACCCGGGAGGCCAACTGGAAGCCCATGTCTGAACTTATGAAGCCACTTGGACTGTACGAGCTTCGAGCCAAAACACTCATCCGCTTGTCAG ATGAATATCTAACTAAACAGTGGCGTTACCCTATCGAGTTACATGGCATTGGCAAGTATGGCAACGACTCCTATAGGATCTTCTGTGTTGGAGAGTGGAGACAG GTGACGCCTGAGGACCACATGTTAAACAAATATCACACCTGGCTGTGGGAAAACCACGAGGCACTGCGCATCTGA
- the mbd4 gene encoding methyl-CpG-binding domain protein 4 isoform X1, translating into MELERTEDMDDLSCNLEKCVSSSIPPGWIREVRQRKAGKTAGKLDVYIISPRGQKFRSRASLHAFLLQSGEGKLDIGLFDFTTSKDEFTTSQTPSLREKQRRRKKKQANGEQEQMDEKLNPPPNKSQRASSSHRSPPKDRKVEAAEDSRSINSAVTRVPEVCEDETNEAAKGCSETAPSVLEKDVKVQKSPQRVGLLREKLLRLAPSNNHQNTLFFHKSEQTHSQPSVPTLNVEAATETENEDETVPDTDGTQVHSDVGGVSNSEVEADADRPRDEKEEVLLPNISNGSCTPVRDSQNKSKSLEDKRKTSPYFNGKTHRDGLSPPRRKAFKKWTPPRSPFNLVQETLFHDPWKLLVATIFLNKTSGKMAIPVLWQFFERYPSAEVTREANWKPMSELMKPLGLYELRAKTLIRLSAAIASTPICIPPDTTPVRESHCQLVTPMIFPIISDSARLWTSTQRIPRLNPLHPPLVPKRTVSLETPAVHHHNHQRTLIMQRREHFRCHQVWRKPFYGTTGEREEYRKELREQLKGQMEEKCAALKLQVAGKAREAEDLKAVVCLSLSSEREQRIQHSKAMTAYRDENKRVQSHTKITRPLPIYAFCVQLCPEKSFLMHALRLQREVSEVFTSYRHWMCFMCIANGAELEGQSTNTFPGGHEGEKAASPQPHQLEWYSQIAGNF; encoded by the exons ATGGAGCTGGAGAGGACTGAAGACATGGATGACCTAAGCTGTAATCTTGAAAAGTGCGTCTCTTCCTCAATACCCCCTGGATGGATTAGAGAGGTGAGGCAGCGAAAAGCAGGGAAGACAGCAGGGAAATTGGATGTCTACATAATAAG TCCCAGAGGGCAGAAGTTCCGGTCAAGAGCCTCCCTGCATGCTTTCCTCTTACAAAGTGGAGAAGGGAAGTTGGATATAGGCCTTTTTGATTTCACCACGTCCAAAGATGAGTTCACTACCTCACAAACACCCTCTTTAAGAGAAAAGCAGAGGAGACGAAAGAAAAAGCAGGCAAATGGAGAGCAGGAGCAAATGGATGAAAAGCTGAATCCTCCCCCAAATAAATCTCAAAGAGCCTCTTCCTCCCACAGAAGTCCCCCTAAAGACCGGAAAGTAGAGGCTGCAGAAGATAGTCGCTCTATTAATAGTGCTGTTACACGTGTACCAGAGGTTTGTGAGGACGAAACAAATGAGGCTGCAAAGGGCTGCTCAGAGACTGCACCTTCAGTCTTAGAGAAGGATGTGAAAGTGCAGAAGAGCCCTCAGAGGGTGGGGCTACTGAGAGAGAAGCTGCTCAGGTTGGCTCCTTCCAATAATCATCAAAACACCTTGTTTTTTCACAAGAGTGAACAGACACACTCACAGCCTTCTGTACCAACTCTGAATGTTGAAGCCGCCACTGAGACCGAGAACGAAGACGAGACAGTGCCAGACACAGATGGCACGCAGGTTCACAGCGACGTCGGCGGTGTATCTAATTCTGAAGTGGAGGCTGATGCTGACCGTCCTCGAGATGAGAAAGAGGAGGTGTTGTTACCCAACATCTCTAATGGAAGCTGCACACCTGTAAGAGATTCCCAGAATA AGTCCAAGAGCTTGGAAGACAAACGAAAGACAAGCCCCTATTTCAATGGGAAAACACACAGAGATG GACTCAGCCCACCCAGGAGAAAAGCCTTCAAGAAATGGACGCCCCCTCGATCTCCCTTCAACCTTGTACAGGAGACCCTTTTCCATGACCCCTGGAAGCTCCTCGTGGCCACAATTTTTCTGAATAAGACAAGTG GTAAGATGGCCATTCCAGTGCTGTGGCAGTTCTTTGAGCGTTACCCATCTGCAGAGGTGACCCGGGAGGCCAACTGGAAGCCCATGTCTGAACTTATGAAGCCACTTGGACTGTACGAGCTTCGAGCCAAAACACTCATCCGCTTGTCAG CAGCCATCGCTTCCACACCCATTTGCATCCCTCCTGACACAACTCCTGTCCGGGAGAGTCACTGCCAGCTGGTCACTCCCATGATATTTCCCATCATTTCAGACTCTGCCCGTCTGTGGACAAGCACCCAG AGGATCCCAAGATTGAACCCTTTGCACCCCCCTTTGGTTCCTAAACGCACCGTCAGCCTGGAGACACCAGCTGTTCACCATCACAACCACCAGAGGACACTGATCATGCAGAGAAGAGAGCATTTCAG GTGTCATCAGGTGTGGCGAAAACCCTTTTATGGAACCACTGGTGAGAGGGAAGAGTACAG GAAGGAGTTGCGAGAGCAGTTAAAAGGGCAGATGGAGGAAAAGTGTGCAGCACTCAAGCTGCAGGTGGCTGGTAAAGCGAGGGAAGCAGAGGATCTCAAAGCAGTGGTCTGTCTTTCCCTGTCCAGTGAAAGAGAGCAGAGGATCCAGCACAGCAAAGCGATGACGGCCTACAGAGACGAGAACAAGAGGGTACAATCCCACACAAAGATTACGCGTCCATTACCGATTTATGctttttgtgttcagttgtgTCCGGAAAAAAGCTTCCTGATGCATGCTCTCAGGTTACAACGGGAAGTGTCTGAGGTTTTTACTTCTTATCGCCATTggatgtgttttatgtgcatAGCTAATGGAGCAGAGCTGGAGGGACAGAGCACTAACACGTTCCCAGGAGGCCACGAGGGAGAGAAAGCTGCTTCGCCTCAACCCCATCAACTGGAGTGGTACTCTCAAATAGCTGGAAACTTTTAA
- the mbd4 gene encoding methyl-CpG-binding domain protein 4 isoform X3, with protein MELERTEDMDDLSCNLEKCVSSSIPPGWIREVRQRKAGKTAGKLDVYIISPRGQKFRSRASLHAFLLQSGEGKLDIGLFDFTTSKDEFTTSQTPSLREKQRRRKKKQANGEQEQMDEKLNPPPNKSQRASSSHRSPPKDRKVEAAEDSRSINSAVTRVPEVCEDETNEAAKGCSETAPSVLEKDVKVQKSPQRVGLLREKLLRLAPSNNHQNTLFFHKSEQTHSQPSVPTLNVEAATETENEDETVPDTDGTQVHSDVGGVSNSEVEADADRPRDEKEEVLLPNISNGSCTPVRDSQNKSKSLEDKRKTSPYFNGKTHRDGLSPPRRKAFKKWTPPRSPFNLVQETLFHDPWKLLVATIFLNKTSGKMAIPVLWQFFERYPSAEVTREANWKPMSELMKPLGLYELRAKTLIRLSAAIASTPICIPPDTTPVRESHCQLVTPMIFPIISDSARLWTSTQRIPRLNPLHPPLVPKRTVSLETPAVHHHNHQRTLIMQRREHFRTQIKVTDSKLMCQVSSGVAKTLLWNHW; from the exons ATGGAGCTGGAGAGGACTGAAGACATGGATGACCTAAGCTGTAATCTTGAAAAGTGCGTCTCTTCCTCAATACCCCCTGGATGGATTAGAGAGGTGAGGCAGCGAAAAGCAGGGAAGACAGCAGGGAAATTGGATGTCTACATAATAAG TCCCAGAGGGCAGAAGTTCCGGTCAAGAGCCTCCCTGCATGCTTTCCTCTTACAAAGTGGAGAAGGGAAGTTGGATATAGGCCTTTTTGATTTCACCACGTCCAAAGATGAGTTCACTACCTCACAAACACCCTCTTTAAGAGAAAAGCAGAGGAGACGAAAGAAAAAGCAGGCAAATGGAGAGCAGGAGCAAATGGATGAAAAGCTGAATCCTCCCCCAAATAAATCTCAAAGAGCCTCTTCCTCCCACAGAAGTCCCCCTAAAGACCGGAAAGTAGAGGCTGCAGAAGATAGTCGCTCTATTAATAGTGCTGTTACACGTGTACCAGAGGTTTGTGAGGACGAAACAAATGAGGCTGCAAAGGGCTGCTCAGAGACTGCACCTTCAGTCTTAGAGAAGGATGTGAAAGTGCAGAAGAGCCCTCAGAGGGTGGGGCTACTGAGAGAGAAGCTGCTCAGGTTGGCTCCTTCCAATAATCATCAAAACACCTTGTTTTTTCACAAGAGTGAACAGACACACTCACAGCCTTCTGTACCAACTCTGAATGTTGAAGCCGCCACTGAGACCGAGAACGAAGACGAGACAGTGCCAGACACAGATGGCACGCAGGTTCACAGCGACGTCGGCGGTGTATCTAATTCTGAAGTGGAGGCTGATGCTGACCGTCCTCGAGATGAGAAAGAGGAGGTGTTGTTACCCAACATCTCTAATGGAAGCTGCACACCTGTAAGAGATTCCCAGAATA AGTCCAAGAGCTTGGAAGACAAACGAAAGACAAGCCCCTATTTCAATGGGAAAACACACAGAGATG GACTCAGCCCACCCAGGAGAAAAGCCTTCAAGAAATGGACGCCCCCTCGATCTCCCTTCAACCTTGTACAGGAGACCCTTTTCCATGACCCCTGGAAGCTCCTCGTGGCCACAATTTTTCTGAATAAGACAAGTG GTAAGATGGCCATTCCAGTGCTGTGGCAGTTCTTTGAGCGTTACCCATCTGCAGAGGTGACCCGGGAGGCCAACTGGAAGCCCATGTCTGAACTTATGAAGCCACTTGGACTGTACGAGCTTCGAGCCAAAACACTCATCCGCTTGTCAG CAGCCATCGCTTCCACACCCATTTGCATCCCTCCTGACACAACTCCTGTCCGGGAGAGTCACTGCCAGCTGGTCACTCCCATGATATTTCCCATCATTTCAGACTCTGCCCGTCTGTGGACAAGCACCCAG AGGATCCCAAGATTGAACCCTTTGCACCCCCCTTTGGTTCCTAAACGCACCGTCAGCCTGGAGACACCAGCTGTTCACCATCACAACCACCAGAGGACACTGATCATGCAGAGAAGAGAGCATTTCAG AACTCAGATCAAAGTGACTGACTCGAAGTTGATGTGTCAGGTGTCATCAGGTGTGGCGAAAACCCTTTTATGGAACCACTGGTGA